The Cryptomeria japonica chromosome 2, Sugi_1.0, whole genome shotgun sequence region attataaaaaattaggtgagatgaaattccttTAGATTATATTTATGTGAATACATGAAGATATTCCCAATCATCAATACTAACAAGTTATACTTGTTTGAGCCTTCTCTTTTGATTAAGAATATTAAGTCCTATTACCTTTCATGGATTACTTTTCACTTAATTAGAAAGAGGATATCAAATATGATGTTGTCCTTGAACAAAAAGTGATATAGGCTAGGCATAAAACATAATAGATGTTTCTATTAGaactaaaataaaaattcaaaatcaagGCCAAGTGGTAAATAAAATCCTACATTTGATTAGTCCCTAAGTTTTAGAGACAAAAAATCTCATGGTAGGggttttgaagattaaaaaaatagGTCATTTAAGCTAGGCAAATGTTTTCATATGGAGATTTAGTTTAGAGAATATGATTAGGAGACCCTTACATGTAtagaaattatatttcataatgcaTAGTGTTTTATGAAGTGGATTGGAGGATATCTAGGATGGTTAAGAAAAACTTGATATACCCTTCATTTAGACTAATGGCATTAtcatgaagaagaaaatattgaataaaaatttCACTACTTATACAAATTTAAAAAAACACTATTCACCATGGTGAATTTCTATTCATCATGATAATTAAGTAAACTCTATAGTTATTTATTGACTAGTAGAAGCAATGAAAACATTTCAAGATAGATAATGAGTAGTATTTGAAGGGTTTTCAGGAAAATTGTTTTATGTTTCATTATTTTCTACATCTCGTCATCACTGAGGAATGGGGAACATTACATATCACAAACATCAATTCTATAAGGTTCATTTAAGAGGAAAAACTTTATTTTGACATTCAAATCATATTTATAAGTAGGGAGATTCAATGTTTCATAGTTGTATGGTTGAATAAGTATGAAATAATTTGTAGGTTCTTTTAAATCTCAAATCATCAACGGGATTTTGTAACACTAGGAAAAGTGTTTATTGTAATGAATGATGTGTTTCACATACTCAGTGTCAAATTTTGatgcctaattagggttttctctagtaaaattttattcttttatgcattcaATCTTATGTGTGATTTCGTTTTAACTTTTTCATGAGCTATGGTGTGTTAATGAAAATTTTGAcactctattttttattttattagaatGATTTATAgttattttaattgaatttattaattttttgacatatttGAATCTAAAAGAACTACAAATCAAGAAAACATGGACTATGAAAAACTCATCCAACTATTCCATTTGACTATCAAATATGCTTTTGAAGGTTGTCTATGTGAGTTGATAACAAGAATTTATTTGTATTTATCATAAGAGGCATTGAATCAATATTTTATGAATCATTATCTCGTGTTTATTTTGAATCTtaaataatgaatgaattaaatatcgACATCTTCTATAAAAGAAAATCATGATTACTATATTTTCAACTTCAAAATTATATTTTTCTATCACATGCAATTTGTCCAATTAAGCCTATAAAACATCATCAATTCAAGAATtaaaaacattaataatcaataaaaaataatagtAAAATAATTATGCCACATGATAATCCACCAATGTTAGAAAGATCTTCTTGAAGATTTTTTTAATTCATCAATGTACATACCAAAATGAGTGATAAAGACTAGAGAACCCTTTCTAACTCTGGGTTTACATAAAATTGCATGAGCGTCTTTTATTATACATAATTAAAACTATACTAATTCATTGGGTGtcaaaattatttgaaaaataatgtcataagaCCCAAATAAACAATATCAAAGGatttgtaaaaataaaatattaagaacCATTGCTTGGAAAATAATGACATGAGACCCAGATAAACAATATCAAAagatttataaaaattaaattaaaaaaaaaaattaaggatcATCTTTATGAAAAACCTTTTTAATGATGGATTGCCAAGTAAAAATCCAACTTGACTTTGGGTATGTCTTAAAGTTCTCCATAAAGGACAATATATAGATATCTACTAGAATGATCTATAAAGTTGGGAAAGTGTAGACCCAATGATGATAGTCCTATGATTATTAGTGTCAAGGAAATCACAAAGCTTGTAGAGAGAATGAATTAGGTGAGAAGACAAGGATGGATGAAATATAtagattattattttataaaataaatcacCAATGAAAGAATaaagtattaaatttaaataattttaaaatttaaattgaactcCATCAACATCAATTATTTTATtagtttataaattataaattaccTCCTTCATTTTGTAAAGGAAGTAAAAAAATCATATGAAGTCGATGAATAAAAAAATTTAAGGGATTACAATTGGTGGTTAATTGGGAGTGTTATATATGTTAGAGCCATAGTAGAACCAAATGCATTGGAATTTGATATGATAAATATTATTCCGAGGAAGGATGACATGCAAAAAGTTTTTAAGGTCAATGCACAAGGTAGATATCATGTTATGATACTCTAGGTAAAAATAAATTGCCACTTTTTGCATCATAAAATAGTGTGTTACATTATATGATGTCTTTTAGTAGTATATCATGTATAAGTAGGTCCTTGAGTGTTTAGtgatgttttttttaatttcttcatccaaCTATTTATTCATGGGAAACTAAAAAGTTCTTTTGATTTCAAGGCAGAAAATGTGAAGACATTTATGGTAGGCAATCCACAAATATTTTCTAATGAAGTGGCTTTCTTATGTCTAATTATGATACAAGTAATGgaaggaaaaatatgcattggacCTGAAGGAGTCAAAATGAATAATATTCTAGAGTCTTGTAAGGAATTAGGCATGGGAGATGTTACTAAATTTTAAGGTTAACAAATGAGTATGCATGGTTGGTTAAGCGCACCAAATATCTAGCATGTGCATGAGATATCAAGGGATGATCAACTATATTAGTTCCATATTTGTGGTTAAAACATGTAATCCTATGTGACTTTAAGAATCAAGACAAACCATTCAAAAGAGAAAGTTAGTGAGGTTCACCCATACCAATTGTGGATCTACCATAGGAGGTGATCAATACTTCGCCCATAGAGGCTCAAGACATGTCAAGATATTCTAAATCAATAGTTAGAAGAAGAGTATCCCATGATAAGTCATGCATGGTATCTTGTTGTGTGTTTATGCAAGTACTAAAGTCTCCAATCATAACAACCTTGTCTAAAACTAAAAGCCTAGATATCCTATGATATAAATCTAAGTAAGGGTTACCATCCACAATAATATAGTAGTCAAATTGAATGGTGGGATATAACAtgcaacaaagagcacatcttacatgattacatcTCTAGATATTTTCATTCATAAGAATAAAGCATATACTTTTATACCAATATGAAACATCCAACCCAAATGTGTATGCGTCATACTAAACAAGTTGAGACATCCCAAAGCTCTCATGCTTCTAATTTGGTGAAAATTCCTATGAGCTAAGAACCAAGTAAAACACATAATAGAAAGTGGAGGACACTCTAGATTTTCATATGACTTATTTAAGAATACAATATAATGAGTATCAATAATATCCTCCTCTAAAGAGAAAAAATTAAAATACGATATTGCAATTCCAACTTACAATTCTAAAGTATAATAAGAAGAGCCATCCTAATACCACTTAAAGTACAGCCATATGTCTATATACATCCTACTGGAAGAGGGTCTTATGTCCATACATTCAATTACAAACTACCACACATTTATTATTTTTTTCCAACTTTCTCAAACCTAATTCTTAACCCTTTTAAGTATTAATTAATGAAGGCGTGTCAAGTCCTAGTCAATATAAATTAATTAAGaataaagaaaatttaaataaatatataaatataataaacatTTATTACCCAATAAAGTATTTGTAGCGCAAACCAACGTACCTTAGCTTCTTAATAGTGACTACTTATGTTATTTTGGACGCTTTCCCCTAACGTATCCTATGGTTGAAGACTAGGACGCCACGGATTTTATCTTGGACTGGATTTTATGTACCCTTGTTTTTGGAGTTTTCTGCACGCCGATTGAACCCAAAATCATTGTCACTCGAGGGCTGCAGCAAATTTTAACTTCTTCCTGAACATGTAAGGATGATGTACAAACCAGTCTCCTATACTTGATTACTCTTAAAAGCTGACTTCGTTTGCATATCGAAAAGGTTAACTTTTTGTGCTTAGCTTTTCTTGCAACTTCACGCAAGGCAACCCGTGCATATTCTTAATGGCTATAACTGCAACGAGGCAGTCACCACTTTCTTATTTGGTATAAATTATGAATAAGACATGTGAATGAGTGGGAGAAAGGCAAACATGCACGAGCTAATCATATCTTAATTATTTTGGGCGGTGCAGCGGCCTATAACACTGCTGAGCGTGAGCGGCCTCCTTTACAGTCATATTAAATAATACTTAAATCCCCACGTAGCACAATCATTAATGTGTAATGTATAAAGCACATCAAAAGAAGAGTAATTTGCACTGCAATATTGACAGCAAATCAACGTAGGCAGCcgtaaaattataaaaataaaggaGACTAATCTAAATATGGATGGGTGTATAAGCACGGCCTGTATTTGAAGTTTCATCATATATTAAACTGGGCCTCCTTACCAAGGCTTTAGCAAGGGGAGCTTATTTTTACTTCAATGTAAATCCTATGCCGGCGCTTTACACAGCACACAGTCTAATGAGATATAATAATACGATTGCTATCAGCACTTTGGAACACCTTTCAAGATGAGCTGCTGGTTGTTAGAGAGTGGACAATAATATATAAAGTCCTTTGAAATTTTGGATATTTCACAAGTCTGGGCAATTTCTATTTGAGAGATGCCTTCTCCTCACGTGTGAGAACGTGGCGGAAATGACAACGGTGGCCGTAGGGACATTTATCCCCGGCGGCAACCATTCGACATAATTCCGTCTTATAACGTGGATGCCGAATTACGGGACGGAGCTCTTCGATACCGTGCGCAAACTGACATCTGTCGGCGTATGGACAGGCGCCCGTATCTTGCCATTTATTGCACAGCTCTGTCTTCCACATTCCCTGATTGTACGCTTCGTACTCCGCGTCGTTTTCCCCAGAAGGCAGCTGAAATGAATCATGTTCGAATGTTATGCGGTTTGCGGAAACGGAAAGCCAACGAACAGCAATTATTCAAGAAATGACAGATAAAGAAGAATTATATTTCATCTTACAGAAACCGGAACGATATCTGGAAGTGTTGTTGCAGCTAGGCGAAGTCGATGAGGCTGGCATGGAGAATTGACTGGCACTGGTTTACACTTTTTGGCTCCCTCTTTTGCAGCTAGAAATCCGGGTGATCGAATAGAAATGCTCTTTGGCAATGTCGGACGCCGAGCAAGCGGCTTGTCGCTGGCCGCTCTATCCAGATTGCCTGAAACCGAGGCTGATTTGAcattatgcccaaatttattgttgaATTCAACGCCCAGGACGCTCGTGGGGCTATTTTCAGCTACAATGTCTGATCTGATATTTCTCTTGGTAATATTAATATATCTGTTCTTTGCCTGCTGTGCGTCCCCACTTTCTTCTATGCCATTTGAGTGATGGGCCGGGAAGTGATGGCTTTGCACGAAGGAGAAAGATTCACTAGCTTTGGAGGGAGTGGAATTCAGCAAGGTGTCGTTATACATACTTGACAATGACTGTGGCTGGGGAATAACGGAATAAGTGGCAGGATCGACACGAATAGGCAAGTTTTGTAGGGGATAGTTAGGCATTGACATACCGACTAGTTTAACAATCTCCATATTGGATGCTTGCAGTTGAAGATTCTGTTTTATCAGAGAGTCGATGTCCGCCTCCGCTTGACGTAGACAGGTAATGGAATCGTTGTATGTCTCTGAGAGCTCGTGATATTGTAGGGTTAGACGGACAAGCTGGTACTCTAGAGTTTCAGGGGATTGTTGGCCGGATTCGAAAAGCTGATCTTTATTGTCCCCGTGAGTCGGCGAAAAGCTTTGCAGAAAATTGTCATGGAACGATCTTCTAAATGGAGTGTTGATGCCGGTATAGTCATCTTCTGGCCAAGAAGATCTAGTTGAGATACACTCTTTTGAAGTTGTGCTGTCATCCGATACGTTTCCAGAAGAAGCATTCTCGGCATGGATTGTGCAATTAACAACTTCAGATCCAGCCCAGAGTTCGTCTGAACGACGGCTTTTGCTTCGAAAACTGTGATGCTTCGCTCCGCATTGTGCCCTTGACAAATTTTCAGCATCCATGCTCTCTATTTCGGTTTTCACTTGAAAGTATTCCCTAGAGTGCTCAATAAAGCTGCGAAGGCCACATAATTTATTGTTTATTAGTATAAGGAAtcgcattaaataaattaaataatacaaAACAAAGAAAATGCAGGAAACGGTTTAGCTTTCTGAACAAACTAGGTAACTGCACATAAAACAAACTTAAACGCCAAAATACACAAAGATTAGCATATAGAACTTTGTACGCTTGTATGACCAGTAGGAACTTCTTTCGAATTTCTCAGCTTTCTATTTAGAGAATGAAACCAGACAAAGATTCCAGATCTCTTAATTATTTATGATCATAAATGTATCTTTGAAGAAAACATTAAAATAGCAAAATGACTATGGCAGACACTGACATTTGAGAAAGCGATTATAAAATCGGAATCAGCTTATTAGTACAAGGTTCAGCGGCCCTTATTAAACCAGGGGAGAAAGATGTGTGAGTAAAATCTGTCGGAAGGAGAGGACAATAAAAATTGTTACAGCTTACGGAGAATCACTAAAAGGAAAAAGTAGCATTAAATGCTTCATGAATAGTATTTCCAGCTAAACAGTTGCAGCAAATGGTAAATTTATGAAATATCAGAGAATACATGCAATAAAGGAACCCTAATAGTAGTAAAATTTGCCAGTGAGAACCGAACAAACAACTGTAAAGAGACTTTTCAAATTATTACTGAGGGCTTTTAAAAATACTGCAATTAACCAAAACACAGAAGCGGAATCTAAAGGGAAAGCGAGAAAAGCCTTAAACACAGAAATTGCTGAAAAGTTCGACTAGATTCATGCATAAAACTTTAAATTTCTCAAAAAAAGCATACCGAATGagctttaaaattttaaaaatccaaacaACATCCACTAAAATGAAAAATAAGTAATACGATTTAAATTCACACCTAGAAGTAGATTTTAACCTGAGAAAAATTGAAATTCTCCAAAATAATCTCACGTAACAAGTTATTTCAGCTGAAGACCAAGAAACCTGAAGTAATTTACTCCATCTCATAAAAATTTGACTCAAATTACAGAACACAACTCTAAAACATTGATCTAAACTAAATATTTCTTAAATTTCTACAGCAGAGCCACAGAAACAACACAATTAACCATAAACCACAAATATTTCCTTCAGATGCA contains the following coding sequences:
- the LOC131054304 gene encoding zinc finger CCCH domain-containing protein 15, with translation MDAENLSRAQCGAKHHSFRSKSRRSDELWAGSEVVNCTIHAENASSGNVSDDSTTSKECISTRSSWPEDDYTGINTPFRRSFHDNFLQSFSPTHGDNKDQLFESGQQSPETLEYQLVRLTLQYHELSETYNDSITCLRQAEADIDSLIKQNLQLQASNMEIVKLVGMSMPNYPLQNLPIRVDPATYSVIPQPQSLSSMYNDTLLNSTPSKASESFSFVQSHHFPAHHSNGIEESGDAQQAKNRYINITKRNIRSDIVAENSPTSVLGVEFNNKFGHNVKSASVSGNLDRAASDKPLARRPTLPKSISIRSPGFLAAKEGAKKCKPVPVNSPCQPHRLRLAATTLPDIVPVSLPSGENDAEYEAYNQGMWKTELCNKWQDTGACPYADRCQFAHGIEELRPVIRHPRYKTELCRMVAAGDKCPYGHRCHFRHVLTREEKASLK